The region TCCATAACCTTTTGAAGCCGCCCTTCGGCCTCCCCCAGGTAAATAGCGTCGAAAACCGGAAGGAAAGGAGCGGGGTTGTAATAGAGCCCTATCCCCCCTCCAAGGAGCAAGGGAGCGTTAGAGCGGCGCTCCCTTAAGGGCTCTATTCCCCACTTCTTAAGAAGCCTTGCAACCTCAAACAGGTGGTTCTCGTAAGTAACGCTGAAGGCCAGAAGGTCGAAGTCGGAAGGGTTGAGGCCGAGGAAAAGGGAGACATCGGAGTCCGAAAAGAGGAGGTCGCAGGCCACCCCTTCAACCGAATTGATAATAGAGTAAACCCTGTGAACGGCAAGGCTCGAAAGCCCAACCCTCTCCTGACCCGGGTAAACAAGGGCTACCTTTAAATCCCCCTTCTGGTAGGTCAGGTGGTCACACTCATTTATGATAACCAGCTACTACCTCCTACTTAATGAAAACTGTTCCTAAAAAATATATGGCCCGCCTTCGGCGGGCCACACTGCCGAGAAAACTCCTCTTAAGGTTCAATCAGGTTACTTCTCTTCCTTACCCTTACCCTTCTTGCCCTTATCCTCCTCGGGCTCTTTAACGATAATCTTCACCTCTTTACGGGCGGCATCGGCCTTGGGAAGCCTAATCTCAAGGATTCCTTTATCGTAGTAAGCCTCTATGCCGTCTTCTTTAACCTCAACCGGCAGGGGAATTACCCTCTGGAACTCGCCGTAGAAGGTCTCGCTGAAGAAAACGTTGTCCTTCTCCTCTTTCTCCTCCTGCTTCTTAACGCCCCTTATAATCAGGTAGTTGCCCCTTACTTTAACGTCTATGCTGTCCTTATCGAGACCGGGCATCTCGGCCCTTACAACAATTTCATCGGGGGTCTCGTACATCTCGATGCGGGGCTCAAATCCCATCTCAAAGCCGGGGAACTCCCTGCCGAAACCCCGCATCATCTCGGCCATCATC is a window of Thermovibrio ammonificans HB-1 DNA encoding:
- a CDS encoding Hsp20/alpha crystallin family protein; translation: MFGGFFGRRRGFGFDPFEDIFRQMEMMMAEMMRGFGREFPGFEMGFEPRIEMYETPDEIVVRAEMPGLDKDSIDVKVRGNYLIIRGVKKQEEKEEKDNVFFSETFYGEFQRVIPLPVEVKEDGIEAYYDKGILEIRLPKADAARKEVKIIVKEPEEDKGKKGKGKEEK